The following coding sequences are from one Lolium rigidum isolate FL_2022 chromosome 6, APGP_CSIRO_Lrig_0.1, whole genome shotgun sequence window:
- the LOC124664487 gene encoding uncharacterized protein LOC124664487 gives MADDDAGVLPPYIEEGEEEAAASKQLRRQQSKRKKPRERMPWEFATPEEEAKAEARLALERELIVHDPKTGDTCFTRVWFLDRTIFDLDEETQYGPMRYVNSTIGDDHRLVGSLNVLCLKIISSDR, from the exons ATGGCAGATGACGATGCCGGCGTTCTTCCTCCCTACATcgaggagggcgaggaggaggccgcggcgtCGAAGCAGCTGCGCCGCCAGCAGAGCAAGAGGAAGAAGCCTCGGGAGAGGATGCCGTGGGAGTTCGCCACgccagaggaggaggccaagGCGGAGGCGAGACTGGCTCTGGAACGCGAGCTCATCGTGCACGACCCCAAGACTGGAGACACTTGCTTCACCCGCGTCTGGTTCCTTGACCGCACCATCTTCGACCTCGACGAAGAGA CACAATATGGTCCTATGCGTTATGTGAATTCAACTATTGGTGATGACCATAGATTGGTTGGCTCTTTAAATGTGCTTTGTCTCAAGATAATCTCCTCAGAT AGATAA
- the LOC124666815 gene encoding E3 ubiquitin-protein ligase SINA-like 10, with amino-acid sequence MAEEVASKRVKTEKDHGVGPDGAAAAEGGRSDGEIFVKIQSELLGCRICLEPLKPPIFKCEAGHVLCSVCMEKLREVGSVLGLGIFCDVCRKNTSYCRCIELEQVIDAIKVPCSNQTYGCNESIIYHEKEKHETECTHAPCYCPENDCDFRGGTCCLLDHFVTAHGWSLTNFSYNKPLKISVARDLRFTLLVGEDQTMFLLTNTLTEIGSAITMVCVRPHESEPSYSCNISAAQVVAGGKAEGRLVFQKDPLVSSSSLVGGVQLGKFFLLVPPELADSSSGELTLHIRVDRLAP; translated from the exons ATGGCGGAAGAAGTAGCGAGCAAGAGGGTTAAGACGGAGAAGGACCATGGAGTGGGACCagacggggcggcggcggcggaagggggCAGGTCGGATGGCGAGATATTCGTGAAGATACAGTCCGAGCTCCTCGGCTGCAGGATCTGCCTCGAGCCCCTCAAGCCACCCATCTTCAAG TGCGAGGCTGGACATGTTTTGTGTTCTGTGTGCATGGAAAAGCTCCGCGAGGTTGGGTCTGTTTTAGGATTGGGCATTTTTTGTGATGTGTGTCGTAAAAATACTAGCTACTGCCGTTGCATCGAACTCGAGCAAGTCATCGACGCCATCAAAGTGCCATGCTCAAACCAGACATATGGCTGCAATGAGTCCATCATCTACCATGAGAAAGAGAAGCATGAAACTGAATGTACACATGCTCCATGCTACTGCCCAGAGAATGACTGTGATTTCAGAGGGGGAACATGTTGTCTTCTGGACCACTTCGTCACAGCGCACGGCTGGTCACTGACCAACTTCAGCTACAACAAACCACTGAAGATATCCGTTGCTCGTGACCTCCGGTTCACGCTCCTCGTCGGGGAAGACCAAACCATGTTCCTCCTGACCAATACTCTGACGGAAATCGGCAGCGCTATCACCATGGTCTGCGTCCGGCCTCATGAATCTGAACCGAGCTATTCATGCAACATATCGGCCGCTCAGGTTGTTGCTGGTGGAAAAGCCGAAGGGAGGCTTGTGTTCCAGAAGGATCCTCTTGTGTCAAGCAGCTCGCTGGTGGGTGGAGTTCAGTTGGGCAAGTTCTTCCTGCTGGTTCCCCCTGAACTCGCTGATAGCTCATCAGGTGAACTCACCTTACACATCCGTGTTGACAGACTGGCGCCATAG